A window of the Streptomyces luomodiensis genome harbors these coding sequences:
- a CDS encoding MurR/RpiR family transcriptional regulator, with translation MASQPQSPPQTYDELLSVLHQRGNTLTRAQRLLADRVMADPEGVAFMTVSELAAAVGVNEATVVRFATSLGLDGYPGLTRLCRERLREQAQLLRRYNHLQQLTAEGGDPLQRAVALDQANIARTFARINPEDWQAAVKALADSPRVHVMGLRKCYAPGYLLGYLLRMLREEVHTVTGPAGSLTDELRGVREGDCFVAISIHRYSAETVKAAAWARSRGAWCLALTDNPSSPLATTADQAFYIDATGPFVLRSLTAFTSLVQALATGVAQARGHEARSTLLREEELLETFSVYEAREE, from the coding sequence ATGGCCTCTCAACCGCAGTCCCCGCCGCAGACCTACGACGAACTCCTTTCCGTCCTGCACCAGCGCGGGAACACCCTGACCCGTGCACAGCGCCTCCTGGCCGACCGGGTGATGGCCGACCCCGAGGGCGTGGCCTTCATGACGGTCTCGGAGCTCGCTGCCGCTGTCGGCGTGAATGAGGCCACCGTCGTCCGGTTCGCCACAAGCCTGGGCCTGGACGGCTACCCGGGTCTGACCCGGCTGTGCCGCGAACGGCTGCGCGAGCAGGCCCAGCTGCTGCGCCGCTACAACCATCTCCAGCAGCTCACCGCCGAGGGGGGCGACCCGCTGCAGCGGGCCGTCGCACTCGACCAGGCCAACATCGCCCGCACCTTCGCACGCATCAACCCCGAAGACTGGCAGGCCGCCGTCAAAGCCCTCGCCGACAGCCCTCGCGTCCATGTGATGGGACTGCGTAAGTGCTATGCCCCTGGCTACCTGCTGGGCTACCTCCTGCGCATGCTCCGCGAAGAGGTACACACCGTCACGGGCCCCGCCGGCAGCCTCACCGACGAACTGCGCGGCGTCCGGGAGGGCGACTGCTTCGTGGCGATCTCCATCCACCGCTACAGCGCCGAGACCGTCAAGGCCGCCGCCTGGGCCCGCTCCCGCGGCGCCTGGTGCCTGGCGCTGACCGACAACCCGTCCTCACCTCTGGCCACCACCGCCGATCAGGCGTTCTACATCGACGCCACCGGACCGTTCGTGCTGAGGTCCCTGACCGCCTTCACCTCCCTCGTCCAGGCGCTGGCCACAGGTGTGGCCCAAGCCCGCGGCCACGAGGCCCGTTCCACCCTGCTCCGGGAAGAGGAGCTGCTCGAGACGTTCTCCGTCTACGAGGCCCGGGAGGAATGA
- a CDS encoding pyridoxal phosphate-dependent aminotransferase yields the protein MTMHSATLAINETLEARRAAGRTVLHLGFGEAGLPVPDSVAAVLAGAVGRNSYGPVAGSVEAREAAAGWFSRRGSNTEPDQVLFAPGSKPLLFALLLALPGDVVLPCPSWVSYAAQASLAAKRTIDVPIPAEAGGVPDPRLLEQALEAARAAGARPGILVLTVPDNPTGTVARADHLREVCAIAGKWGLAVIADEIYADLVHDGRAPSAAHFLPQRTVVTTGLSKSMALGGWRIGMARVPQGAWGQSLMADLVGVASEIWSSLAAPMQAVAAHVLQDPPELVTHIARSRRLHAAVAQAVHAEFIAAGAVCRRPGAGFYLYPDFEPLRPVLAGQGIDGGVSLADALLERHGVGVLAGEAFGDTPDGLRVRVATSLLYGESVAERWKALDSDDPVSLPWIASSLEHLRGALRGLTRHG from the coding sequence GTGACGATGCATTCGGCGACCTTGGCGATCAACGAGACACTGGAGGCCCGTCGGGCCGCAGGTCGGACGGTGCTGCATCTGGGTTTTGGCGAGGCAGGTCTGCCGGTGCCGGATTCGGTGGCCGCGGTGCTGGCCGGGGCGGTCGGACGCAACAGTTACGGTCCGGTGGCCGGGTCGGTGGAGGCTCGGGAGGCCGCGGCCGGCTGGTTCTCGCGCCGGGGTTCGAACACGGAGCCGGACCAGGTGCTGTTCGCGCCGGGCAGCAAGCCGCTGCTGTTCGCTCTCCTGCTGGCGCTGCCCGGGGATGTCGTGCTGCCGTGCCCGTCGTGGGTGAGCTACGCGGCCCAGGCGTCGCTGGCGGCGAAGCGGACGATCGACGTTCCCATACCGGCCGAGGCCGGCGGCGTGCCGGATCCGCGGCTGCTGGAGCAGGCGCTGGAAGCGGCGCGGGCGGCCGGGGCCCGGCCGGGGATTCTCGTGCTGACCGTGCCTGACAACCCGACCGGCACGGTGGCGCGAGCGGACCATCTGCGGGAGGTGTGCGCCATCGCCGGGAAATGGGGGCTCGCGGTGATCGCGGACGAGATCTACGCCGACCTGGTCCATGACGGACGGGCGCCCAGCGCCGCGCATTTCCTGCCGCAGCGCACGGTGGTGACCACTGGTCTGAGCAAGTCGATGGCACTGGGTGGCTGGCGAATCGGCATGGCCCGAGTGCCGCAGGGCGCCTGGGGGCAGAGTCTGATGGCCGATCTGGTCGGGGTGGCCAGTGAGATCTGGTCGAGCCTGGCCGCGCCCATGCAGGCGGTGGCCGCTCATGTGCTGCAGGACCCGCCGGAGTTGGTGACCCACATTGCGCGGTCGCGGCGCCTGCATGCCGCCGTGGCGCAGGCAGTGCACGCCGAATTCATCGCCGCCGGCGCCGTGTGCCGCCGGCCAGGGGCAGGCTTCTACCTGTATCCCGACTTCGAGCCGCTGCGGCCGGTCCTGGCCGGTCAGGGCATCGACGGCGGAGTGTCGCTGGCCGATGCGCTGCTGGAGCGCCACGGCGTGGGCGTCCTGGCCGGTGAGGCGTTCGGCGACACGCCGGACGGTCTGCGCGTGCGGGTGGCGACCAGCCTGCTGTACGGGGAGTCCGTCGCTGAGCGCTGGAAGGCGCTGGACAGCGACGACCCGGTGTCCCTGCCGTGGATAGCTTCCTCGCTGGAGCACCTGCGCGGCGCGCTGAGGGGCCTGACGCGGCACGGCTGA